The Streptomyces sp. HUAS MG91 sequence CCCTACGTGTGGGGTTCCATCTACCGCTTCGACGGCCAGGCCTCGGTCTTCTGGTCCGAGCACGGGCCGTGCTACCGCTGCCTGTACCCGGAGCCCCCGCCGCCCGGCATGGTCCCCTCCTGCGCCGAGGGCGGCGTCCTGGGCGTGCTGTGCGCGTCCATCGGCTCCATCCAGGTCACCGAGGCGATCAAGGTCCTCGCCGGGGTCGGCGACCCGCTCGTCGGCCGCCTGATGATCTACGACGCCCTGGAGATGCAGTACCGCCAGGTGAAGGTCCGCAAGGACCCCAACTGCGCGGTCTGCGGCGAGAACCCGACCGTCACCGAGCTCATCGACTACGAGGCCTTCTGCGGCGTCGTGTCGGAGGAGGCCCAGGAGGCGGCGGCCGGTTCGACGATCACTCCCAAGCAGCTCAAGGAGTGGATCGACGACGACGAGAACATCGAGATCATCGACGTCCGCGAGCCGAACGAGTACGAGATCGTCTCCATCCCCGGCGCCAAGCTGATCCCGAAGAACGAGTTCCTCATGGGGACCGCTCTCGAGGGCCTGCCGCAGGACAAGAAGATCGTCTTGCATTGCAAGACGGGTGTCCGCAGTGCGGAAGTCCTCGCCGTCCTGAAGTCCGCGGGCTTCTCGGACGCCGTGCACGTCGGCGGCGGCGTCATCGGCTGGGTCAACCAGATCGAGCCGGACAAGCCGGTCTACTAGCCGCACCGCCGGGCCACAGCCCGGAGCAGACTGTCCCGGACGGGCCCCGCGCACCACGCGCGGGGCCCGTCCGGCATGCCGGGGCCGTGCGCGCCGCGCGTCAGGAGCACACCCTGCCGTCGCGCGGTATTCGCCCCTCCAGCAGATACGCGTTCACCGTCGTGTCGACGCAGGCACTGCCGGAGCCGTACGCGCCGTGCCCCTCGCCCTTCCACGTCAGCTCCACGCCGACCCCCTTGCCCAGCTCGTCCGCCATCTTGCGGGCCCCTTCGTAGGGCGTGGCCGGGTCGCCCGTATTGCCGACGACGAGCACCGGCGCCGCGCCCGGCGCGCTCACCTCCGGGTCGTCCCACAGCCCCGGCACCGGCCAGTCGTGGCACCACCCCGCCGTGT is a genomic window containing:
- the moeZ gene encoding adenylyltransferase/sulfurtransferase MoeZ, which translates into the protein MSLPPLVEPAAELTVDEVRRYSRHLIIPDVGMDGQKRLKNAKVLCVGAGGLGSPALMYLAAAGVGTLGIVEFDEVDESNLQRQIIHSQADIGRSKAESAKDSVLGINPYVNVILHEERLEADNVMDIFSQYDLIVDGTDNFATRYLVNDACVLLNKPYVWGSIYRFDGQASVFWSEHGPCYRCLYPEPPPPGMVPSCAEGGVLGVLCASIGSIQVTEAIKVLAGVGDPLVGRLMIYDALEMQYRQVKVRKDPNCAVCGENPTVTELIDYEAFCGVVSEEAQEAAAGSTITPKQLKEWIDDDENIEIIDVREPNEYEIVSIPGAKLIPKNEFLMGTALEGLPQDKKIVLHCKTGVRSAEVLAVLKSAGFSDAVHVGGGVIGWVNQIEPDKPVY